In one Haemophilus parainfluenzae genomic region, the following are encoded:
- a CDS encoding peptide ABC transporter ATP-binding protein, which yields MSNVAQKNAPLLNAIGLKKYYPVKKGMFAKTQQVKALDGVSFSLERGKTLAVVGESGCGKSTLGRLLTMIEEPTEGELYYNGQNFLENDHETKALRRQKIQIVFQNPYASLNPRKKIGTILEEPLVINTNLSAKERKEKVLSMMAKVGLRAEFYDRYPHMFSGGQRQRIAIARGLMLDPDVVVADEPVSALDVSVRAQVLNLMMDLQAELGLSYVFISHDLSVVEHIADEVMVMYLGRCVEMGSKEQIFANPQHPYTQALLSATPRLSPELRRQRIKLTGELPSPINPPKGCAFNPRCWKAIDKCRNEQPKLEKYPDGKLIACFHLD from the coding sequence ATGTCTAATGTCGCACAAAAAAATGCACCATTGCTTAATGCTATTGGGCTGAAGAAATATTATCCTGTCAAAAAAGGGATGTTTGCTAAAACACAGCAAGTGAAAGCATTAGATGGTGTGTCTTTTTCCTTAGAACGTGGTAAAACCCTTGCGGTGGTAGGCGAGTCTGGTTGTGGTAAATCGACACTAGGCCGTCTTTTGACGATGATAGAAGAACCGACAGAAGGTGAGTTGTACTACAACGGGCAAAATTTCTTAGAGAATGATCACGAAACGAAAGCATTGCGCCGTCAGAAAATCCAAATCGTGTTTCAAAACCCTTATGCATCACTAAATCCGCGTAAGAAAATCGGCACAATTTTGGAAGAGCCTTTAGTCATCAATACTAATCTATCGGCAAAAGAACGTAAAGAAAAAGTATTGTCCATGATGGCGAAAGTGGGATTGCGTGCAGAGTTTTATGATCGCTATCCACATATGTTTTCGGGCGGACAACGTCAGCGTATCGCGATTGCTCGTGGTTTAATGCTTGATCCTGACGTGGTTGTAGCGGATGAACCTGTTTCAGCGTTAGACGTATCTGTTCGTGCGCAAGTGCTGAATTTGATGATGGATTTACAAGCTGAGCTTGGTTTATCTTATGTGTTTATTTCCCATGATCTTTCAGTGGTTGAGCATATTGCTGATGAGGTGATGGTGATGTATTTAGGCCGCTGTGTTGAAATGGGCTCAAAAGAGCAGATCTTTGCTAATCCTCAGCATCCTTATACACAAGCGTTACTTTCAGCAACACCAAGATTGTCACCTGAATTACGTCGCCAGCGGATTAAATTAACCGGAGAATTACCAAGTCCGATTAATCCGCCAAAAGGTTGTGCTTTTAATCCGCGTTGTTGGAAAGCGATCGATAAATGTCGAAATGAGCAACCGAAATTGGAAAAATATCCTGATGGTAAGCTAATCGCTTGTTTCCATCTCGATTAG
- a CDS encoding sugar transporter → MSFYQKAERTQYWRVVIMACAAFIFNTTEFVPVALLTDIGQSFDMQSSDVGLMMTVYAWTVMIMSLPAMLATGDMERKGLLLKLFVIFIIGHIISVIAWNYWILLIARMCIAVAHSLFWAITASLVMRVAPKNKKTQAIGMLAIGTSLATILGLPLGRLVGQLVGWRITFAIIAVLALVVMVFIMRLLPNLPSKNAGSLSSLPILAKRPLLIGLYATTAIIVSAHFTAYTYIEPFMVQIGELDPNLATIILLVFGVSGITASVIFNRLYRFGPTQFISGAMILLAISLTFMLASASYTATMFTLAFIWGIGISCIGLALQMRVLQLAPDATDVASAIYSGIFNAGIGAGALFGNQIARHVGLEYIGFSGAALAMIALGIFVFFNFRYRAQNV, encoded by the coding sequence AAGAACCCAATATTGGCGCGTAGTCATCATGGCTTGCGCCGCTTTTATTTTTAATACCACGGAATTTGTGCCAGTTGCGTTACTCACTGACATCGGACAAAGTTTTGATATGCAAAGCTCCGATGTAGGTTTAATGATGACCGTTTATGCTTGGACGGTTATGATTATGTCTTTACCCGCCATGCTCGCGACAGGTGATATGGAACGTAAAGGCTTATTGCTGAAACTTTTCGTTATTTTTATCATCGGCCATATTATCTCAGTCATTGCGTGGAATTATTGGATTCTTCTCATTGCTCGTATGTGTATTGCGGTAGCGCATTCACTCTTCTGGGCAATTACCGCATCATTAGTGATGCGTGTGGCACCGAAGAATAAGAAAACACAAGCAATTGGTATGCTCGCTATCGGTACATCCCTTGCGACTATTTTAGGCTTACCATTAGGCCGTTTAGTCGGTCAATTAGTTGGCTGGCGTATTACTTTTGCAATCATTGCCGTATTAGCTTTGGTTGTGATGGTATTTATTATGCGTTTATTACCAAATCTACCAAGTAAAAATGCAGGCTCGTTATCTAGTCTGCCGATTTTAGCAAAACGTCCATTACTGATTGGACTTTATGCTACAACGGCAATCATTGTTTCAGCACACTTTACCGCTTATACCTACATTGAACCCTTTATGGTTCAAATCGGCGAACTCGATCCAAATCTTGCAACGATAATTTTGTTAGTTTTTGGGGTTTCTGGCATTACCGCAAGTGTGATCTTTAACCGCTTATACCGTTTCGGTCCAACTCAATTTATCAGTGGGGCTATGATTTTACTGGCTATATCTTTAACATTTATGCTTGCCTCTGCGAGTTATACCGCCACGATGTTTACCCTTGCTTTTATTTGGGGGATTGGCATCTCTTGTATCGGACTGGCATTACAAATGCGCGTACTACAACTTGCTCCTGATGCAACGGACGTAGCAAGTGCCATTTATTCCGGTATTTTCAATGCAGGTATTGGTGCAGGTGCACTGTTTGGTAACCAAATCGCTCGCCATGTTGGTCTTGAATATATTGGATTTAGCGGTGCAGCATTAGCGATGATTGCACTCGGCATCTTTGTCTTCTTCAATTTCCGCTATCGCGCTCAAAATGTCTAA
- the dppD gene encoding dipeptide ABC transporter ATP-binding protein, producing the protein MALLDVKELSVHFGDEKAPFKAVDRISYQVNQGEVLGIVGESGSGKSVSSLAVMGLIDFPGRVSAKGLEFEGKDLLSLPAKEKRELVGADIAMIFQDPMTSLNPAYTVGFQIMEAIKAHQGGSKKERRERTLELLRLVGIPDPESRIDVYPHQLSGGMSQRVMIAMAIACKPRLLIADEPTTALDVTIQAQIVDLLLELQQKECMSLILITHDLALVAEAAHRIIVMYAGQVVEEGRAEDIFREPKHPYTQALLRSLPEFAEGKSRLQSLPGVVPGKYDRPQGCLLNPRCPYATDLCRSVEPELRQIGNRQVKCHTPLNAQGEPSNV; encoded by the coding sequence AAGAGCTTTCTGTTCACTTTGGTGATGAAAAAGCACCTTTTAAAGCGGTGGATCGTATTAGCTACCAAGTTAATCAAGGCGAAGTATTAGGCATTGTTGGAGAGTCTGGCTCGGGGAAATCAGTGAGTTCCCTTGCAGTGATGGGCTTGATTGATTTTCCCGGGCGTGTTTCAGCGAAAGGCCTAGAATTTGAAGGAAAAGATCTCTTAAGCTTACCGGCAAAAGAAAAGCGGGAATTAGTTGGGGCTGATATAGCTATGATCTTCCAAGACCCAATGACAAGCTTAAATCCTGCTTATACAGTAGGTTTCCAAATTATGGAAGCCATCAAAGCGCATCAAGGCGGCAGCAAAAAAGAACGCCGTGAACGCACCTTAGAGCTATTACGCTTAGTGGGTATTCCTGATCCTGAATCGCGAATTGATGTTTATCCGCACCAGCTTTCTGGCGGGATGAGCCAACGCGTTATGATTGCTATGGCGATAGCGTGTAAACCGAGATTGCTCATTGCAGATGAACCAACCACAGCACTGGATGTGACTATTCAAGCACAAATTGTAGATTTGCTACTTGAGTTACAGCAAAAAGAATGTATGTCGTTGATTCTGATCACGCATGATCTTGCGTTAGTCGCAGAAGCGGCACATCGTATTATTGTGATGTATGCAGGACAAGTAGTGGAAGAAGGGCGGGCGGAAGATATTTTCCGTGAGCCAAAACATCCTTACACTCAAGCGTTATTGCGTTCTTTACCGGAGTTTGCAGAGGGTAAATCTCGTTTACAATCTTTACCCGGAGTGGTGCCAGGTAAATACGATCGCCCACAAGGTTGTTTGTTAAATCCACGCTGTCCGTATGCGACCGATCTTTGTCGAAGTGTTGAACCTGAATTGCGTCAAATAGGAAATCGACAAGTAAAATGTCACACCCCATTAAATGCCCAAGGAGAACCAAGCAATGTCTAA